In Leifsonia sp. ZF2019, a genomic segment contains:
- a CDS encoding NADP-dependent oxidoreductase, whose product MPKTMRAALLDAAGGPEALRVGETATPDRVNAEFLVKVVAAGVNPIDAKTRAGRGVFEAIHSFPAVLGHDFSGVVVESPYSAHPIRPGDEVFGMVMVPRFGGSFAEYISVPSLSVVRKPATLSHIEAAAAPLAALTAWGMVVEVAKAHEGQRMLIHAGSGGVGHFAVQFASYFGAHVIATASGSKASWLRSLGASEVVDYTTTRFEDAVREVDVVIDLVGNVHDDTGSRSLEVLRPGGLIVNAPTGSWPGFADEVAAAGMRGTHYKVAPDGNTLSVIARLLEAGNVRVHVDEIFALDQIADAHRAVEGGHTRGKVVVKVAEG is encoded by the coding sequence ATGCCGAAGACGATGCGGGCCGCGCTCCTGGACGCCGCGGGCGGACCGGAGGCGCTGCGGGTCGGCGAGACAGCGACCCCCGACCGCGTGAACGCCGAGTTCCTCGTCAAGGTCGTCGCGGCCGGCGTGAACCCGATCGACGCGAAGACCCGTGCCGGCCGCGGGGTGTTCGAGGCCATCCACAGCTTCCCCGCCGTGCTCGGCCACGACTTCAGCGGAGTGGTCGTGGAGTCTCCGTACAGCGCGCATCCCATCCGGCCGGGGGACGAGGTCTTCGGGATGGTCATGGTCCCCCGCTTCGGCGGCTCGTTCGCCGAGTACATCTCGGTTCCCAGCCTCAGTGTCGTGCGCAAACCGGCCACCCTCTCCCACATCGAGGCGGCGGCCGCGCCGCTCGCCGCACTCACCGCGTGGGGGATGGTCGTGGAGGTCGCCAAGGCGCACGAAGGGCAGCGGATGCTCATCCACGCGGGCAGCGGCGGCGTCGGCCATTTCGCCGTGCAGTTCGCCTCCTACTTCGGTGCCCACGTGATCGCGACCGCGTCCGGGTCGAAGGCGTCCTGGCTGCGCTCGCTCGGGGCCTCCGAGGTGGTCGACTACACGACGACCCGCTTCGAGGACGCCGTGCGCGAGGTCGACGTCGTCATCGACCTCGTCGGCAACGTGCACGACGACACCGGCAGCCGCTCGCTCGAGGTCCTCCGCCCCGGCGGGCTCATCGTCAACGCCCCCACCGGGAGCTGGCCCGGCTTCGCGGACGAGGTGGCGGCGGCCGGGATGCGGGGCACCCACTACAAGGTGGCGCCCGACGGCAACACCCTGTCGGTGATCGCGCGTCTGCTCGAGGCGGGGAACGTGCGCGTGCACGTCGACGAGATCTTCGCCCTCGACCAGATCGCCGACGCGCACCGCGCCGTCGAGGGCGGCCACACCCGCGGCAAGGTCGTGGTCAAGGTCGCCGAGGGCTGA
- a CDS encoding ROK family transcriptional regulator, translating to MTDTARDTGLVATDAADLLAILRDGVPRTRAQLAELTGLARSTVAVRIDALTASGLIAPAGDDVSTGGRPPSRVRFNPASRVVVAIDLGATHGVVALADLAGDILASDSQRLRIADGPEAVLDWALQSARRLYRASGRPADDLVGVGIGVPGPVEHSTGLPVNPPIMPGWDRFDIPAHVQRVFDVPVLVDNDVNLLALGEHARVWPEQTDLLFVKVATGIGAGLISGGRLQRGAQGSAGDLGHVRVPFGADTPSHGAQDADLEALASGPAIARALSAVGIPAETTDDVVDLARTGNPVVQQAIRQAGRDLGEVVATCVNLLNPSMVIVGGGLSRVGEQLLAGVREVVYQRSTPLATQHLTITESRSGGTGGVIGAAIMVIQHVLDPGSGAARTPAR from the coding sequence ATGACCGACACCGCGCGCGACACGGGACTGGTCGCCACGGACGCCGCCGACCTGCTGGCGATCCTGCGCGACGGCGTCCCGCGTACACGCGCGCAGCTCGCCGAGCTCACCGGCCTGGCCCGATCGACCGTCGCCGTGCGGATCGACGCCCTCACCGCGTCGGGCCTCATCGCCCCGGCGGGCGACGACGTCTCGACCGGAGGGCGCCCGCCGTCCCGCGTGCGATTCAACCCCGCCTCGCGCGTCGTCGTCGCGATCGATCTCGGCGCCACGCACGGCGTCGTCGCCCTGGCCGACCTCGCGGGGGACATCCTCGCGAGCGACTCGCAGCGCCTGCGCATCGCCGACGGTCCCGAGGCGGTGCTCGACTGGGCGCTGCAGAGCGCGCGCCGCCTGTATCGCGCAAGCGGACGGCCGGCGGACGACCTGGTCGGTGTCGGCATCGGCGTGCCCGGGCCGGTGGAGCATTCGACGGGGCTGCCCGTGAACCCCCCGATCATGCCGGGCTGGGACCGCTTCGACATCCCCGCCCACGTGCAGCGCGTCTTCGACGTCCCCGTGCTCGTCGACAACGACGTGAACCTCCTCGCCCTCGGCGAGCACGCCCGGGTCTGGCCGGAGCAGACCGATCTCCTGTTCGTGAAGGTCGCGACCGGAATCGGCGCCGGCCTCATCAGCGGGGGTCGCCTGCAGCGCGGCGCGCAGGGCTCCGCCGGCGACCTCGGCCATGTCCGCGTGCCGTTCGGCGCGGACACCCCGAGCCACGGCGCACAGGACGCGGACCTGGAGGCGCTCGCGAGCGGACCGGCCATCGCTCGCGCCCTCTCCGCGGTGGGCATCCCCGCCGAGACGACGGACGACGTGGTCGACCTCGCCCGCACCGGCAACCCCGTCGTGCAGCAGGCCATCCGTCAGGCGGGGCGCGATCTCGGCGAGGTCGTCGCGACCTGCGTGAACCTCCTGAACCCGTCGATGGTCATCGTCGGCGGAGGTCTCTCCCGCGTCGGCGAGCAGTTGCTCGCCGGAGTGCGGGAGGTCGTCTACCAGCGGTCGACGCCGCTGGCCACGCAGCACCTCACGATCACCGAGTCCCGTTCCGGTGGGACCGGCGGCGTGATCGGCGCGGCGATCATGGTGATCCAGCACGTGCTGGACCCCGGCTCCGGGGCGGCGCGCACTCCCGCGCGCTGA
- the rplA gene encoding 50S ribosomal protein L1, whose amino-acid sequence MAQKSKAYRAAADKIEAGKFYTPTEAVALAKETGSAKFNSTVEVALKLGVDPRKADQMVRGTVILPHGTGKTARVIVFATGPAAEAAIAAGADEVGGAELIEKVAGGYTDFDSAVSTPELMGQVGRLGKVLGPRGLMPNPKTGTVTPDVAKAVSDIKGGKIEFRVDKHANVHFVVGKAGFTQEQLDENIKAALEEVVRLKPSAAKGRYIQKGAVSTTFGPGIPLDVNAI is encoded by the coding sequence ATGGCACAGAAGTCCAAGGCCTACCGGGCCGCGGCCGACAAGATCGAGGCCGGCAAGTTCTACACCCCGACCGAGGCCGTCGCCCTCGCGAAGGAGACCGGTTCCGCCAAGTTCAACTCGACCGTCGAGGTCGCGCTGAAGCTCGGTGTGGACCCGCGCAAGGCGGACCAGATGGTCCGCGGTACCGTCATCCTTCCTCACGGCACCGGCAAGACCGCGCGCGTCATCGTCTTCGCGACCGGCCCTGCGGCCGAGGCGGCCATCGCCGCCGGCGCGGACGAGGTCGGCGGCGCCGAGCTGATCGAGAAGGTCGCCGGCGGTTACACCGACTTCGACTCGGCCGTCTCCACTCCGGAGCTCATGGGCCAGGTCGGCCGTCTCGGAAAGGTGCTCGGTCCGCGTGGCCTCATGCCCAACCCGAAGACCGGCACGGTCACCCCGGATGTCGCGAAGGCCGTCTCCGACATCAAGGGCGGAAAGATCGAGTTCCGCGTCGACAAGCACGCCAACGTCCACTTCGTGGTCGGCAAGGCGGGCTTCACCCAGGAGCAGCTCGACGAGAACATCAAGGCCGCCCTCGAAGAGGTCGTCCGTCTGAAGCCGTCGGCAGCCAAGGGCCGCTACATCCAGAAGGGCGCCGTGTCGACCACGTTCGGCCCCGGCATCCCGCTGGATGTCAACGCGATCTGA
- a CDS encoding ThuA domain-containing protein, whose translation MSVSALRVTVWNEGVHETTQPEIAALYPDGIHGAIAAGLRELLGEEVTVRTATLADPEHGLSEAVLGETDVLLWWGHIAHDQVSDEVVERVREHVLGGMGLIVLHSGHFSKIFIRMLGTTCSLRWRNPEGGERELVWNVNPTHPIAAGVDQPIVIEAQEMYGEFFDIPTPDDLVFISSFTGGEVFRSGVTFTRGRGKIFYFSPGDQEYPVYFHPQVRRVLANGVRWAAPVEGARVAPAVSNPEPV comes from the coding sequence CTGAGCGTGTCCGCACTCCGCGTCACCGTCTGGAACGAGGGCGTCCACGAGACGACCCAGCCCGAGATCGCCGCCCTCTACCCGGACGGCATCCACGGCGCGATCGCCGCGGGCCTGCGCGAGCTGCTCGGCGAGGAGGTCACCGTGCGCACGGCGACCCTCGCCGACCCGGAGCACGGGCTGAGCGAAGCCGTGCTCGGCGAGACCGACGTGCTGCTCTGGTGGGGCCACATCGCGCACGATCAGGTCTCCGATGAGGTCGTGGAGCGGGTCCGCGAGCACGTGCTCGGCGGCATGGGGCTGATCGTCCTGCACTCCGGTCACTTCTCGAAGATCTTCATCCGCATGCTCGGCACCACGTGCTCCCTGCGCTGGCGCAACCCCGAGGGCGGCGAGCGCGAGCTGGTGTGGAACGTGAATCCGACCCACCCCATCGCGGCGGGCGTCGACCAGCCGATCGTGATCGAGGCGCAGGAGATGTACGGCGAGTTCTTCGACATCCCGACGCCGGACGACCTGGTGTTCATCAGCTCGTTCACCGGCGGGGAGGTGTTCCGTTCGGGTGTGACCTTCACGCGCGGGCGCGGCAAGATCTTCTACTTCTCCCCCGGCGACCAGGAGTACCCGGTGTACTTCCACCCCCAGGTGCGGCGTGTGCTCGCGAACGGCGTCCGCTGGGCGGCGCCGGTCGAGGGCGCCCGTGTCGCCCCGGCCGTCTCGAACCCCGAGCCGGTCTAG
- a CDS encoding Gfo/Idh/MocA family protein, whose protein sequence is MTDALSPLPAPRHPDPADAPPLRWGVLGPGVIAADFTKALHAHTAQRVVACGSRSAERAAAFAATHGVERAHASYEALVADPGVDVVYVATPHSEHLQHALLAISAGKHVLIEKPMAATAGQARRIVSAAREAGVFAMEAMWTRYLPQTDIARRLLDDGALGELRVVTADFGGNATYDAAGRLWNPALAGGALLDLGVYVVSWASFALGAPAGIIASGTLAPSGVDEQAALVLSTISGAQALLSTGLRAGTPSLATISGVDGRIETDAPFWGPSGLRVHRADGSLAAHWRDPYGRPHLQGMSYEGAALARYVSEGRTESPVHPLDEAVSTLETIDEARRQLGAAGVDVGVG, encoded by the coding sequence ATGACGGACGCGCTCTCGCCCCTCCCCGCACCACGGCATCCCGATCCCGCCGACGCCCCGCCCCTGCGCTGGGGAGTGCTCGGTCCGGGCGTGATCGCCGCCGACTTCACGAAAGCCCTGCACGCGCACACCGCCCAGCGGGTCGTCGCGTGCGGGTCACGCTCCGCGGAGCGCGCCGCCGCCTTCGCCGCGACGCACGGTGTGGAACGCGCGCACGCATCGTACGAGGCGCTCGTCGCCGACCCGGGCGTCGACGTCGTCTACGTCGCGACGCCGCACTCCGAGCACCTGCAGCACGCGCTCCTCGCGATCTCGGCGGGCAAGCACGTCCTCATCGAGAAGCCGATGGCCGCGACCGCAGGGCAGGCGCGGCGTATCGTCTCCGCGGCACGGGAGGCCGGTGTCTTCGCCATGGAGGCGATGTGGACCCGCTATCTGCCGCAGACCGACATCGCCCGGCGGCTGCTCGACGACGGCGCACTCGGCGAGCTGCGCGTGGTGACGGCGGACTTCGGCGGCAACGCGACCTACGACGCGGCGGGTCGCCTCTGGAACCCGGCGCTGGCGGGCGGCGCCCTGCTCGACCTCGGCGTCTACGTCGTGTCGTGGGCGTCGTTCGCCCTCGGCGCTCCCGCCGGCATCATCGCGAGCGGCACCCTCGCCCCCTCGGGCGTCGACGAGCAGGCGGCGCTGGTGCTGAGCACGATCTCCGGGGCTCAGGCGCTGCTCAGCACGGGACTGCGCGCGGGCACTCCGTCGCTCGCCACCATCAGCGGAGTGGACGGGCGGATCGAGACGGATGCGCCGTTCTGGGGTCCGAGCGGCCTGCGTGTCCACCGGGCCGACGGCTCGCTGGCCGCCCACTGGCGCGATCCGTACGGCCGTCCCCACCTGCAGGGGATGTCGTACGAAGGCGCCGCTCTCGCCCGCTACGTATCCGAGGGTCGGACCGAGTCGCCCGTCCACCCGCTGGACGAGGCCGTGTCGACGCTGGAGACCATCGACGAGGCGCGTCGGCAGCTCGGCGCCGCGGGCGTCGACGTGGGCGTGGGCTGA
- a CDS encoding YqaJ viral recombinase family protein: MIAGVAGAGHNGGVLDHAPLRSADLYRPGVLADLEPVRAAAPAPVPVIPAVPGQTGHLARVVARSSDRVGWLRARSRGITATDVAKLSTPRSLRAAVYDKLHGSGFSGNSFTQHGRVREPEIAAWVAATHGIQPSDALFHAERDRRHLATPDGLAVRADERIELCEIKTTNKPFRSIPRSYLRQIWWQQYVLGAERTLFVWEQHDGFVPLHDEPECRWVDRDENEIAKLVTLAGDLIELLRQATAPPAAPAPAEAVSTPLPTLY; encoded by the coding sequence CTGATCGCCGGAGTCGCCGGGGCGGGGCACAATGGAGGGGTGCTCGACCACGCCCCGCTCCGTTCCGCCGACCTCTACCGGCCGGGCGTGCTGGCGGATCTCGAGCCGGTCCGCGCGGCCGCTCCGGCCCCTGTGCCCGTGATCCCGGCGGTACCCGGGCAGACGGGACATCTCGCGCGCGTCGTCGCGCGCTCCAGCGACCGCGTCGGCTGGCTGCGCGCGCGGAGCCGTGGCATCACCGCGACGGATGTCGCCAAGCTCTCGACCCCGCGTTCTCTGCGGGCGGCCGTGTACGACAAGCTGCACGGCAGCGGGTTCTCGGGCAACTCCTTCACCCAGCACGGGCGCGTGCGCGAGCCGGAGATCGCCGCCTGGGTCGCGGCCACGCACGGCATCCAGCCCTCCGACGCCCTCTTCCACGCCGAGCGGGACCGCCGTCACCTGGCGACGCCGGACGGCCTCGCGGTGCGAGCGGACGAGCGCATCGAGCTCTGCGAGATCAAGACGACGAACAAGCCGTTCCGCAGCATCCCGCGCAGCTACCTGCGGCAGATCTGGTGGCAGCAGTATGTGCTCGGCGCCGAGCGCACCCTTTTCGTCTGGGAGCAGCACGACGGGTTCGTTCCGCTGCACGACGAGCCGGAGTGCCGCTGGGTCGACCGTGACGAGAACGAGATCGCGAAGCTGGTGACGCTCGCGGGCGACCTCATCGAACTGTTGCGCCAGGCCACCGCGCCGCCGGCGGCGCCCGCACCGGCAGAGGCGGTGTCCACCCCGCTGCCGACGCTCTACTGA
- a CDS encoding Gfo/Idh/MocA family protein, translating to MDAYATLPGVELVAIAGMEDGPRDELGEKYGVGRRYRDWKELVADGGLDVVSVAVPTFLHAPIAVGALDAGIHVLSEKPIARTAAEAQDMVDAAHRAGRVLEVAFNHRRRGDIEALKAAIDDGQIGRPYHARAIWLRRAGIPALGSWFTNREMAGGGPLIDIGVHVLDYALHLFGEPVVTTVSAVTHSELGIRGRGGSAGAKQHVGSAYEVEDLASLLLRLEGGGSIVLETSWAAYRPAGDEFGITLYGTEGGADLRVVDYAPAGELTIFTGEGEETADVRVAADPGRGHIAVVETFLEHVADEANWAHWDGSLALDRARVIDAAYESAQRGAEVRLQPSTQGADEPVDATTTSATAPKGA from the coding sequence ATGGACGCGTACGCGACGCTGCCGGGCGTCGAACTCGTGGCCATCGCGGGCATGGAAGACGGCCCGCGCGACGAGCTCGGCGAGAAGTACGGTGTCGGGCGCCGCTACCGCGACTGGAAGGAGCTCGTCGCCGACGGGGGTCTCGACGTCGTGAGCGTGGCCGTGCCGACCTTCCTGCACGCCCCCATCGCGGTCGGCGCCCTCGACGCCGGCATCCACGTGCTCAGCGAGAAGCCCATCGCGCGCACGGCCGCCGAGGCCCAGGACATGGTGGACGCCGCCCACCGGGCCGGACGCGTGCTCGAGGTCGCCTTCAACCACCGCCGCCGGGGCGACATCGAGGCGCTCAAGGCGGCCATCGACGACGGCCAGATCGGGCGCCCGTACCACGCGCGCGCCATCTGGCTGCGGCGAGCGGGCATCCCGGCGCTCGGCAGCTGGTTCACCAACCGCGAGATGGCCGGCGGCGGCCCCCTGATCGACATCGGCGTGCACGTGCTCGACTACGCGCTGCACCTCTTCGGCGAGCCGGTCGTCACCACCGTGTCCGCCGTGACCCACTCCGAACTCGGCATCCGCGGGCGGGGCGGCTCGGCCGGGGCCAAGCAGCACGTGGGCTCGGCCTACGAGGTGGAGGATCTCGCCAGCCTGCTCCTGCGACTCGAGGGCGGCGGCTCGATCGTCCTCGAGACCAGCTGGGCGGCGTACCGGCCCGCCGGAGACGAGTTCGGCATCACGCTGTACGGCACCGAGGGCGGGGCCGATCTGCGGGTGGTCGACTACGCACCCGCCGGAGAGCTGACGATCTTCACCGGCGAGGGTGAGGAGACGGCGGATGTGCGGGTGGCGGCCGATCCCGGCCGGGGCCACATCGCCGTCGTCGAGACGTTCCTCGAGCATGTCGCCGACGAGGCGAACTGGGCGCACTGGGACGGCTCACTGGCCCTCGACCGCGCCCGCGTGATCGACGCCGCATACGAGTCGGCGCAGCGCGGGGCCGAGGTCCGGCTGCAGCCGTCCACTCAGGGTGCCGACGAGCCCGTCGACGCCACCACCACCTCCGCCACCGCACCGAAGGGAGCCTGA
- a CDS encoding S53 family peptidase, whose product MTPRTTRSLHKRVVGIIATVAATVALSLAGTSAATAADRVTYADSVPSWATAANDAGAAPADTTVEGEIYLPLRDQKGAETLAKQVSNPAIAGYRKALSPAQWIGRFSPTQADSDAVVSFLTTAGLTITAVPASRQYVVFRGTPDQIGSIFGTSLHSFNYAGRQLIAPATAPSLPASIGTKVSGVSVEQSRTLTRPDSIQQGDLGSSGEPQLSRKVAAAPVITTPCSHYFGENTVTVPAAYNGQTKYSTYNCGYTPQQLRSAYGLSDLNRRGTNGTGQTVAIIDAYASPSIVKDVNDYSAQNGEPGLTNSSYQQLVPKASDFTDQELCQYPSGWQGEQTLDVESVHAIAPGARILYVGGTNCGGGLDVAMSKILDNKLATIVSNSYGNVGEAVPADVIQGEVNLQLQAAGEGIGLYFSSGDNGDEVANLGYASPDFPASSPWVTSVGGTSMAIDKNGKIAFETGWGDTVDQIVKNADGTLSYTEPLPGSRFVGGAGGGTSAVFAQPDYQRGIVPAALASGKRVSPDVSALADPYTGFLIGLRPIVDDDTLAVGDYVNETYGGTSLASPIVAAQIAIVQQATHTTIGFANPTLYAVKRVLPNSFRDVLPQNPTQAVAYTSKTSGNSFLVSFDQDTTLKTAKGYDPVTGLGDVSFDLLSLVAQGRH is encoded by the coding sequence ATGACTCCTCGCACCACACGATCCCTCCACAAGAGGGTCGTCGGAATCATCGCCACCGTGGCCGCCACGGTGGCTTTGTCATTGGCGGGAACCTCCGCGGCCACCGCCGCCGACCGGGTGACCTATGCCGACTCCGTGCCCTCGTGGGCGACCGCCGCCAACGACGCGGGCGCCGCACCCGCCGATACGACGGTCGAAGGCGAGATCTACCTCCCGCTGCGCGACCAGAAGGGTGCGGAGACCCTCGCGAAGCAGGTTTCGAACCCGGCGATCGCCGGCTACCGCAAGGCGCTCAGCCCGGCGCAGTGGATCGGCCGGTTCTCGCCGACGCAGGCGGACTCGGACGCCGTGGTGAGCTTCCTCACCACCGCCGGCCTCACGATCACCGCGGTTCCCGCGAGCCGTCAGTACGTCGTCTTCCGGGGGACGCCCGACCAGATCGGCTCGATCTTCGGCACCTCCCTCCACTCCTTCAACTACGCGGGACGCCAGCTCATCGCGCCGGCGACCGCGCCGTCGCTGCCCGCGTCGATCGGAACCAAGGTCTCGGGCGTGAGCGTCGAGCAGTCGCGCACCCTCACCCGCCCGGATTCGATCCAGCAGGGAGACCTCGGGTCCTCCGGAGAGCCGCAGCTGTCGCGCAAGGTGGCCGCGGCGCCGGTCATCACGACGCCGTGCTCGCACTACTTCGGTGAGAACACCGTGACCGTGCCGGCGGCGTACAACGGCCAGACGAAGTACAGCACCTACAACTGCGGCTACACCCCGCAGCAGCTGCGCAGCGCGTACGGCCTCAGCGACCTCAACAGGCGCGGTACGAACGGCACCGGTCAGACCGTCGCCATCATCGACGCGTACGCCAGCCCGAGCATCGTGAAGGACGTCAACGACTACTCCGCACAGAACGGTGAGCCCGGTCTGACGAACTCGTCGTACCAGCAGCTCGTGCCCAAGGCGAGCGACTTCACCGATCAGGAGCTGTGCCAGTACCCCAGCGGCTGGCAGGGCGAGCAGACCCTCGACGTCGAGTCGGTCCACGCGATCGCACCCGGGGCGCGCATCCTCTATGTGGGAGGCACGAACTGCGGTGGCGGTCTGGACGTCGCGATGTCGAAGATCCTGGACAACAAGCTCGCGACGATCGTGAGCAACAGCTACGGCAACGTCGGCGAGGCGGTCCCGGCCGACGTGATCCAGGGCGAGGTCAACCTGCAGCTGCAGGCCGCCGGCGAGGGCATCGGCCTCTACTTCTCGAGCGGGGACAACGGCGACGAGGTCGCGAACCTCGGCTACGCGTCGCCGGACTTCCCGGCGTCCTCGCCGTGGGTCACCTCCGTGGGCGGCACGAGCATGGCGATCGACAAGAACGGCAAGATCGCCTTCGAGACCGGCTGGGGCGACACCGTCGACCAGATTGTGAAGAATGCCGACGGCACGCTGAGCTACACCGAACCGCTCCCCGGCAGCCGTTTCGTCGGCGGCGCGGGAGGCGGCACGAGCGCCGTCTTCGCGCAGCCGGACTACCAGCGCGGCATCGTGCCGGCGGCCCTCGCCTCCGGCAAGCGGGTCTCGCCCGATGTCTCGGCCCTGGCCGACCCGTACACGGGCTTCCTGATCGGGCTGCGGCCGATCGTGGACGACGACACGCTCGCCGTGGGCGACTACGTGAACGAGACCTACGGCGGAACCTCGCTGGCCTCGCCGATCGTGGCCGCGCAGATCGCGATCGTGCAGCAGGCGACGCACACGACGATCGGGTTCGCGAACCCGACGCTCTACGCGGTCAAGCGGGTGCTGCCGAACAGCTTCCGCGACGTGCTGCCGCAGAACCCGACCCAGGCGGTCGCGTACACCAGCAAGACCAGCGGCAACAGCTTCCTGGTCTCGTTCGACCAGGACACCACCCTCAAGACGGCAAAGGGGTACGACCCCGTGACCGGGCTCGGTGACGTGTCCTTCGACCTGCTGAGCCTGGTGGCGCAGGGCCGGCACTAG
- a CDS encoding DUF998 domain-containing protein, whose product MERFLRIVRQPFAAPPLVRGWQRAVPVLLAIGTICVLGGLTIIWAARLTVAYPVYVSELGAEGAPTAGMFRIALLLIAAGGFSIASASGHVRSRVRLLDRWAPALSLGVAALCFVIASQVTCTANCPVPLADPRSTGQDLAHTVSAVLGFAAACFAMLQVAFAARLPRVARFSLASCVAVAVITIVGGMLAIVHVATDVGAWLELIGTTVAIAWIAVYSLALVRTPLRSEEPATAQ is encoded by the coding sequence GTGGAGCGATTCCTGCGCATCGTGCGCCAGCCGTTCGCGGCGCCGCCCCTGGTCCGCGGGTGGCAGCGCGCCGTGCCCGTCCTGCTCGCGATCGGCACCATCTGCGTCCTCGGGGGCCTCACGATCATCTGGGCGGCGCGGCTCACGGTCGCGTACCCGGTGTACGTCAGCGAACTGGGTGCAGAGGGCGCTCCGACCGCGGGGATGTTCCGGATCGCGCTCCTGCTGATCGCCGCGGGCGGGTTCTCGATCGCGTCGGCGAGCGGGCACGTGCGTTCGCGGGTCCGCCTGCTCGACCGCTGGGCACCGGCGCTCAGCCTCGGCGTCGCTGCGCTGTGCTTCGTCATCGCGTCGCAGGTCACGTGCACGGCGAACTGTCCGGTCCCCCTCGCGGATCCACGGTCGACGGGTCAGGACCTCGCCCACACCGTGTCGGCGGTGCTCGGCTTCGCGGCGGCCTGCTTCGCCATGCTGCAGGTGGCGTTCGCCGCGAGATTGCCGCGGGTGGCGCGGTTCTCCCTCGCGAGCTGCGTCGCCGTCGCCGTCATCACGATCGTCGGCGGGATGCTGGCGATCGTGCACGTGGCGACCGACGTGGGGGCATGGCTGGAGCTGATCGGGACGACCGTGGCGATCGCGTGGATCGCCGTCTACTCGCTGGCGTTGGTGCGGACGCCGCTGCGCTCCGAGGAGCCCGCCACCGCTCAGTAG
- a CDS encoding GNAT family N-acetyltransferase encodes MTVTIRTALVEDAAAVAAVAAVTFPLACPPHTPDEAKAHFIATVLSEERFSGYLADPGRRLLVAEDASGEVIGYTMIVFGEPEDEDVRRAIRVRPTAELSKCYVLPGHHGDGVAGRLMAESVRAAEEAGSRAMWLGVNEENARAQRFYRKHGFERVGSKRFLVGERWEDDWVMERSSVA; translated from the coding sequence ATGACCGTGACCATCCGCACCGCCCTGGTGGAGGACGCCGCGGCTGTGGCCGCCGTCGCCGCGGTGACCTTCCCGCTCGCCTGCCCCCCGCACACGCCGGACGAGGCGAAGGCGCACTTCATCGCGACCGTCCTCTCGGAGGAGCGGTTCTCCGGCTATCTCGCCGACCCGGGCCGTCGCCTCCTCGTGGCCGAGGACGCGTCGGGGGAGGTCATCGGTTACACGATGATCGTCTTCGGGGAGCCGGAGGACGAGGATGTGCGCCGGGCGATCCGCGTGCGCCCCACCGCCGAGCTGAGCAAGTGCTACGTGCTGCCGGGCCACCACGGCGACGGTGTCGCCGGCCGGCTCATGGCCGAGAGTGTGCGGGCTGCCGAGGAGGCAGGCTCCCGGGCGATGTGGCTGGGCGTCAACGAGGAGAACGCGCGGGCGCAACGGTTCTACCGCAAGCACGGCTTCGAACGGGTCGGCTCCAAGCGGTTCCTCGTCGGTGAGCGCTGGGAGGACGACTGGGTGATGGAGCGGTCGAGCGTCGCCTGA
- a CDS encoding sugar phosphate isomerase/epimerase family protein — protein sequence MQLYTVRELLTEDTVGTLRRIADIGFTQVEPFAFLSFGDTLREGLAEAGLTAPTTHQGFIGGDLDEVFSAAQALGIQTVIDPYVAPERWQSAEDVAAIAEQLNDAAAVAARYGVRVGYHNHAHELESTVEGTTALQFFAGKLAPEVVLEVDTYWVAVGGHDPLTLLPALGDRVVALHIKDGPGTTETKDQVAVGQGSLPIADIIAAAPDALRVVELDDSRGDRFQAVADSYAFLTEKGLA from the coding sequence GTGCAGCTCTATACGGTCCGTGAGCTGCTGACCGAGGACACGGTCGGCACACTGCGCCGCATCGCGGACATCGGATTCACGCAGGTCGAGCCGTTCGCCTTCCTGTCCTTCGGCGACACCCTCCGCGAGGGCCTCGCCGAGGCGGGCCTGACGGCCCCCACCACCCACCAGGGCTTCATCGGCGGCGACCTCGACGAGGTCTTCTCCGCCGCCCAGGCGCTCGGCATCCAGACGGTCATCGACCCCTACGTCGCGCCCGAGCGCTGGCAGTCGGCGGAGGACGTCGCCGCGATCGCCGAGCAGCTCAACGACGCCGCCGCCGTGGCCGCCCGCTACGGCGTCCGCGTCGGCTACCACAACCACGCGCACGAGCTCGAGAGCACCGTCGAGGGCACCACCGCCCTCCAGTTCTTCGCCGGCAAGCTGGCGCCGGAGGTCGTGCTGGAGGTCGACACCTACTGGGTGGCGGTCGGCGGGCACGATCCGCTGACGCTCCTCCCCGCGCTCGGCGACCGCGTCGTCGCCCTCCACATCAAGGACGGCCCCGGCACCACGGAGACCAAGGACCAGGTGGCCGTCGGCCAGGGCTCGCTCCCGATCGCCGACATCATCGCCGCCGCTCCGGATGCGCTCCGCGTCGTGGAGCTCGACGACTCGCGCGGCGATCGCTTCCAGGCCGTCGCCGACAGCTACGCCTTCCTCACCGAGAAGGGCCTCGCGTGA